GAAAACAGCATAGTCTTCTTTTTTTTTGTAAGACAATTTTATATAGCCTTTAATTATTAAAGGCTATTTTTTTTTACTCCATTTCATTTCATTTTATCGTATTTTTTTTATCAATTAATTATACAATACGTAATTAAAAATGTGTTTTTTTTTCAAATACATATAGTTATTGAGTATAAAGTAAAAATATTATCATTAAATGATATAATACTATTAATAAGATGTTTGCTTGTGTTATAGATTTGTTAATTATAAATAATTAAAATTAACCTGTATTCTAATTTCTAATTTTTTCCCTTTTAGAAATTAGTATTCTTAACTAACCAAACATTTATTATGAAAAAATTATTGTCTAATTTGATTCATTGGAAAATCAATCATCGTCTGTTTCCTTTGATGTTATTTTTATTACTAACAAGTACTTTTGTTACTGCTCAAACCAAAATTTCGGGAGTGATAAAAGATGCGAATGGGCTTACTATCCCAGGAGCTAATATTGCAATTGTTGGGTCTAGTAAAGTCGTATCAACAGATATTGACGGTAAATATGAAATTGATGCGCCATCAACTGCGACATTATCATTTTCCTTTATTGGATTTGACACTCAAAAAATTGCTGTAAAAAGCAGGTCAAAAATCAATGTAACTTTATTAAGTGATTCACAAGCTTTAAATGAAGTTGTAGTTATTGGATATGGAACTCAAAAAAGGGGAGATATCAATAGTTCAATATCATCTGTTAAAGCAAAGGATTTAGAGAACATTAAGCAAGTCAACATTGATCAAATGTTGCAAGGTAAAGCTGCAGGTGTTTCTATAACAAATAACTCTGGATCTCCTGGTGGAGCGGCTTCGGTTAGGATCAGAGGAACAACTTCTATATCTGGGACTAATGAACCTTTATATATTATTGATGGTATTCCTATTTCTGGTGATGCTACAGGCAAATCTACAAGTGGACAAGCTCTAGCAGGAAAAGATGGTTTTTCATCAACTGGTGGGGGTGGTAATAGCGCTGTAAGTCCTTTGTCAATGATAAATCCAAATGATATTGAATCTATTGATATTTTAAAAGACGCTTCTGCGACAGCTATTTATGGTTCAAGAGGAGCAAATGGTGTAATTATTATTACTACTAAATCGGGTAAAAAAGGTGCAGGTAAAATTACTTATGATACGTACTCTTCTTTTATAGCAAATTCTAAATCTCTTGATGTAATGAATTTGCAACAATTCGCAAAAAACAAAACAGATTTAGCAAATTTATACGGATACGAAGTTAGACCAGAGTTTGCCCATCCTGAATTATTGGGATTAGGAACAAATTGGCAAGATGAGGTGTATAGAACAGCATTGGCTAAAAGCCATCAATTATCATTTTCTGGAGCCAAAGAAGGAACAAGTTATTATTTGTCTGGAGGATATTTAGATCAAGAAGGAACTATTATTGGTTCGGGTTATAAGAGATACACGGTAAGGTTAAATGTAGATTCAAAAGTTAAAGACTGGTTGAAAGTGGGGTCAAATTTGACTTCTGGAATAACGAATGAAAAAATTACTGTGAATCAAAGTTTTCAAGGTTTGATTAGTAATACACTACTACAATCTCCTGATATACCAGTAAGGAATATTGATGGAACTTTTGCAGGACCTCCTAATAAAGACCAAAGTGTTACTTATTATAATCCTGTTGCTGAAGCATTAACAAGAGAGAATTCATTAGTAAGAAAAAACTTTTTGGGGAATATCTATGCCGAGATTGACATTGTTAAAGGTTTGAAATACCGTGCTGAAGTTTCGGCAAATACCGAGTTTTCTGAAAACAATGATTTTAGACCTTCTTATAAATGGGGGTCTCAAGTAAATCTTTTGGCAGATTTAAACATGAGAAGACAAAATTGGTATTCAACAAATATTAAAAACTTGTTGACGTATGACAAACAGATAAATAAACATAAGTTTACTGTTCTAGTAGGTCAAGAAGCAAATGATAGTCATTGGGAAGGATTAGTAACTTCATCAGAAGGGTTTCAGACTAATGAAAACCAT
The Flavobacterium sp. WC2421 genome window above contains:
- a CDS encoding SusC/RagA family TonB-linked outer membrane protein; its protein translation is MKKLLSNLIHWKINHRLFPLMLFLLLTSTFVTAQTKISGVIKDANGLTIPGANIAIVGSSKVVSTDIDGKYEIDAPSTATLSFSFIGFDTQKIAVKSRSKINVTLLSDSQALNEVVVIGYGTQKRGDINSSISSVKAKDLENIKQVNIDQMLQGKAAGVSITNNSGSPGGAASVRIRGTTSISGTNEPLYIIDGIPISGDATGKSTSGQALAGKDGFSSTGGGGNSAVSPLSMINPNDIESIDILKDASATAIYGSRGANGVIIITTKSGKKGAGKITYDTYSSFIANSKSLDVMNLQQFAKNKTDLANLYGYEVRPEFAHPELLGLGTNWQDEVYRTALAKSHQLSFSGAKEGTSYYLSGGYLDQEGTIIGSGYKRYTVRLNVDSKVKDWLKVGSNLTSGITNEKITVNQSFQGLISNTLLQSPDIPVRNIDGTFAGPPNKDQSVTYYNPVAEALTRENSLVRKNFLGNIYAEIDIVKGLKYRAEVSANTEFSENNDFRPSYKWGSQVNLLADLNMRRQNWYSTNIKNLLTYDKQINKHKFTVLVGQEANDSHWEGLVTSSEGFQTNENHTINLANVDNNTVTGYKGSASLYSLFGRVIYDFDNRFSLNASIRADKSSKFDPANGDKQWGVFRAVSGSWKLSNEAFMESTRDYIDNIKFRLGYGETGNQQIENNRYTALLGQQSSGLGSGFLVSNSPNPDLTWESLNQKNVGLDFTLFNSRLSASVDFYEKISKDFLFQVPLPIYLTGGGGQYGGISAPYSNLGTMSNKGYDITLGYNTKGSGFNWSSSLVFSHYVNKLVDIQNGIILTQQVNTNGYQPVVATNTVVGQPIGMFYGYVSEGIFKDMATLNAAPLQFGQTVGTGAGQTYLGDVKYKDVNGDGVIDPLDKTLIGSPHPDFTFGFTNNFNYKNFDLSVFLQGSYGNDILNLTKRAGTTNASLYENQLVEAANYWTPTNTNTDIPRPIANSSNTNLVISSRYLEDGSYMRIQNLTFGYSLPQDAISKLKMSRLRFYGSVQNLYTFTKYSGYDPEIGSFNQNPLLSGIDNGRYPSPRTFTVGVNVEF